One Halobaculum sp. CBA1158 DNA segment encodes these proteins:
- a CDS encoding Fic family protein, whose product MGGSLWYPSVADVLAIHEDIVAEYPTTPSGVRDRGDIEFVLTYIEEGYFDAAPDSIHEKAYHLMRLLVATHPFVDANKRTALNTVVVFYGK is encoded by the coding sequence ATGGGCGGATCGCTGTGGTACCCGTCGGTTGCGGACGTTCTGGCAATCCACGAGGACATCGTGGCGGAGTACCCAACCACGCCATCCGGGGTCCGGGACCGGGGCGACATCGAGTTCGTGCTGACGTACATCGAGGAGGGGTATTTCGATGCTGCGCCCGACTCAATTCACGAGAAAGCGTACCACCTCATGCGGCTGCTCGTCGCCACCCACCCGTTCGTGGATGCGAACAAGCGAACCGCGCTGAACACGGTCGTCGTATTTTACGGAAAGTAA
- a CDS encoding type II/IV secretion system ATPase subunit yields MTDPTGDRPTVPPPEPPDSVDAWYAPDVRAQYEPYPGVVATVRERVGVGGSEFGYETREPSLGPAGERAAAAVADRFDAGQHRRPLTRAGAVERADAGFEPKYDRAVDRLVDAAPALRRRVDYHVLREFRLLGAATPLALDDRIEVADVSGEDGRVVVHTTEFAPAATAVSVDAEYVGRVASERLRSYEVSFEGFAVDVVVYRDRLLGEDRFATKYAVREPPLLPGDEALIAECKERVWETTATEVVEDRTAFVRERARRFLSRRLTARDTRAWVDATAYRVRAALAAYDLAVPPVDSRYADDRLADLVYYVLRDYVGEGVLTVPLRDPHLEDVEANRVGERVKVVPRAGLGADGRVPTNLSFDSESAFVNVVTQLAALDGTELNASNPSAKVNVDLDGVADTIRCAVALPVISTDGPHLSVRKQSGDPHTPVDLVESETLPTELVTLLWLLYEHRGVVLFSGPTGAGKTTLLNAHTPFIPFDARPVSIDEGSREVLLPHETGISLTTRDHENEFKRVTMADLMTEANYLNPDVEVIAEVNTPASFETFGESLNTGHGVLGTTHAEDVNALVNRVIEQGLPPYLLGEIDLVVFPHNVDGDRYVAEAVELAGDDALANCAGAGGVVEKDGAAVAWNRVLSRSPDGTFSFAYDHPDLGDDTRRLDLRVFHRIADRTDRTVEAVEREFHRKHRYVRYLVREGVTDFEETFDFLADLRTDEAATVERVRRETTHEADADGGGGDGDSDGDGDGDGGGDRDSDGDDTISPSTATASANGRTAIDGGAAGDARTLDGGTAEGRRE; encoded by the coding sequence ATGACCGATCCGACGGGCGATCGACCGACCGTCCCGCCGCCGGAACCGCCCGACTCCGTCGATGCGTGGTACGCGCCGGACGTGCGAGCGCAGTACGAGCCCTACCCGGGCGTCGTCGCGACCGTGCGCGAACGCGTCGGCGTCGGGGGCAGCGAGTTCGGCTACGAGACGCGAGAGCCGAGTCTCGGGCCGGCCGGCGAGCGCGCGGCCGCCGCCGTCGCCGACCGCTTCGACGCCGGGCAGCACCGTCGGCCGCTGACGCGTGCCGGCGCGGTCGAGCGCGCAGACGCGGGGTTCGAGCCGAAGTACGACCGCGCCGTCGACCGCCTCGTCGACGCCGCGCCGGCGCTTCGGCGGCGCGTCGACTACCACGTCCTCCGCGAGTTCCGACTGCTCGGGGCGGCGACGCCGCTGGCGCTGGACGACCGGATCGAGGTGGCCGACGTGAGCGGCGAGGACGGCCGCGTCGTCGTCCACACCACCGAGTTCGCGCCCGCGGCGACTGCCGTGTCCGTCGACGCCGAGTACGTCGGCCGCGTCGCCAGCGAGCGCCTCCGCAGCTACGAGGTGTCCTTCGAGGGGTTCGCGGTCGACGTGGTGGTGTACCGCGACCGACTGCTCGGCGAGGACCGCTTCGCCACGAAGTACGCCGTGCGCGAGCCGCCGCTGCTCCCCGGGGACGAGGCGCTGATCGCCGAGTGCAAGGAGCGCGTCTGGGAGACGACCGCCACCGAGGTCGTCGAGGACCGCACGGCGTTCGTCCGCGAGCGCGCCCGTCGGTTCCTCTCGCGGCGACTCACTGCCCGCGACACCCGAGCGTGGGTCGACGCGACCGCCTACCGCGTGCGGGCCGCGCTCGCGGCGTACGACCTGGCGGTGCCGCCGGTGGACTCCCGGTACGCCGACGACCGCCTCGCCGACCTGGTGTACTACGTCCTGCGCGACTACGTCGGCGAGGGCGTGCTCACCGTCCCGCTTCGTGACCCCCATCTGGAGGACGTGGAGGCGAACCGCGTCGGCGAGCGCGTGAAGGTGGTGCCGCGGGCCGGATTGGGTGCGGACGGACGCGTCCCCACGAACCTCTCGTTCGACTCCGAGTCGGCGTTCGTCAACGTCGTCACCCAACTGGCCGCACTCGACGGGACGGAGCTGAACGCCTCGAACCCCAGCGCGAAGGTGAACGTCGACCTCGACGGCGTCGCCGACACGATCCGCTGTGCGGTCGCGCTACCGGTCATCTCGACGGACGGTCCCCACCTCTCTGTGCGCAAGCAGTCCGGCGACCCGCACACGCCGGTCGACCTCGTCGAGTCGGAGACGCTCCCGACGGAGTTGGTGACGCTGCTGTGGCTGCTGTACGAACACCGCGGCGTCGTGCTGTTCTCGGGACCGACCGGCGCGGGCAAGACGACGCTGCTGAACGCGCACACGCCGTTCATTCCGTTCGACGCTCGCCCCGTCTCGATCGACGAGGGGAGCCGTGAGGTGCTGCTTCCCCACGAGACGGGCATCTCGCTGACCACCCGCGACCACGAGAACGAGTTCAAGCGCGTCACGATGGCCGACCTCATGACCGAGGCGAACTACCTGAATCCGGACGTGGAGGTGATCGCGGAGGTGAACACGCCCGCGTCGTTCGAGACGTTCGGCGAGTCGCTCAACACCGGCCACGGCGTGCTGGGCACCACCCACGCCGAGGACGTGAACGCGCTGGTCAACCGGGTGATCGAGCAGGGCCTCCCGCCGTATCTCCTCGGCGAGATCGACCTCGTGGTCTTCCCGCACAACGTCGACGGCGACCGCTACGTCGCCGAGGCGGTCGAACTCGCCGGCGACGACGCGCTCGCGAACTGCGCCGGCGCGGGCGGCGTCGTCGAGAAGGACGGCGCGGCCGTCGCGTGGAACCGCGTGCTCTCCCGGAGCCCGGACGGGACGTTCTCGTTCGCGTACGACCACCCGGACCTGGGCGACGACACGCGCCGTCTCGACCTCCGCGTGTTCCACCGGATCGCCGACCGGACCGATCGGACGGTCGAGGCCGTCGAACGGGAGTTCCACCGGAAACACCGGTACGTGCGATACCTCGTCCGCGAGGGCGTCACCGACTTCGAGGAGACGTTCGACTTCCTCGCGGACCTGCGTACCGACGAGGCCGCGACCGTCGAACGCGTCCGCCGCGAGACGACGCACGAGGCGGACGCCGACGGCGGCGGCGGTGACGGCGATAGCGACGGTGACGGCGACGGCGACGGTGGCGGCGACCGCGACAGCGATGGCGACGATACCATCTCACCGTCGACCGCGACCGCGTCCGCGAACGGCCGGACAGCGATCGACGGTGGTGCGGCCGGAGACGCCCGTACGCTCGACGGCGGTACGGCGGAGGGGAGACGTGAGTGA
- a CDS encoding transposase: MAKQVVTRTYTASIRNQQQVSDDLDSLGFAASKLWNVGRWVCDRVWGEIGHIPGHNELTSYLKSHERYDDLHSQSSQRVLQELAEAFNGWYGKRRNGDTRANPPKYRKHGDEHPRSTVTFKAAGFKLDTKYERVRLSKGSNLKDYWSDFILCEYQTRPDVDLSSIENVQQVRAVWTGDVWELHFVCKAEIEVAESPGEKTVGVDLGINNFAVLAYEDGHSELYPLNCLKQDDYYFSKRLAQCDDSDSEQATRLNEKKSARRTHYFHTLSKHIVQRCVDEGVGTIAVGDLSGIRKDEENGESKNWGKNGNLDLHSWAFDRFTDLLEYKAEMEDISVEEVSERDTSKSCSCCGRKRDANRVERGLYVCDSCDTVSNADVNGAENIRQKVSPSLACDGGDRSNGWLAQPSTFLFDTETGAFAPQEQATS, translated from the coding sequence ATGGCGAAACAGGTCGTCACCCGCACCTATACTGCTTCCATACGGAACCAGCAACAGGTGTCCGACGACCTCGATTCGCTCGGGTTCGCAGCCTCGAAACTCTGGAACGTCGGACGATGGGTCTGCGACCGCGTGTGGGGCGAAATCGGCCACATTCCCGGTCACAACGAACTCACCTCGTACCTGAAGTCACACGAACGCTATGATGACCTGCATTCGCAGTCAAGTCAGCGAGTCCTTCAAGAACTCGCTGAGGCGTTCAACGGCTGGTACGGCAAACGACGCAACGGAGACACGAGAGCAAACCCACCGAAGTACCGCAAACACGGCGACGAACACCCGCGTTCAACGGTCACGTTCAAAGCCGCCGGATTTAAGCTCGATACCAAGTACGAACGAGTCCGACTCTCGAAAGGCTCGAACTTGAAAGACTACTGGTCGGACTTCATCCTGTGCGAGTACCAGACTCGGCCCGACGTTGACCTCTCCTCCATAGAGAACGTTCAACAAGTCAGAGCCGTCTGGACTGGTGACGTGTGGGAACTACACTTCGTCTGCAAGGCCGAAATCGAAGTGGCCGAGTCTCCCGGTGAGAAGACTGTAGGTGTTGACCTCGGCATCAACAACTTCGCCGTACTGGCCTATGAAGACGGTCACAGCGAGTTATACCCGCTGAACTGCTTGAAGCAGGATGACTACTACTTCAGCAAGCGACTCGCCCAGTGTGACGATTCGGACTCCGAGCAGGCTACGCGACTGAACGAGAAGAAGTCGGCTCGCCGTACCCACTACTTCCACACACTCTCCAAACACATCGTTCAGCGGTGTGTTGACGAGGGTGTTGGAACAATTGCCGTGGGCGATCTCTCCGGCATCCGTAAGGATGAGGAGAACGGTGAGTCGAAGAACTGGGGGAAGAATGGCAACCTCGACCTGCACTCGTGGGCGTTCGACCGCTTCACCGACCTCCTCGAATACAAGGCTGAGATGGAAGACATCTCGGTTGAAGAAGTATCTGAGCGGGATACGTCGAAGTCGTGTTCGTGCTGTGGTCGGAAGCGTGACGCAAACCGTGTTGAGCGTGGGCTGTACGTCTGTGATTCGTGTGATACGGTGTCGAACGCGGACGTGAACGGTGCTGAGAATATTCGACAGAAAGTATCTCCGAGTCTGGCCTGTGATGGGGGAGATAGGAGTAACGGCTGGTTGGCACAGCCATCGACGTTCTTGTTTGACACGGAAACTGGTGCGTTCGCACCTCAAGAACAAGCTACGTCGTAA
- a CDS encoding SDR family oxidoreductase encodes MRTIEGDAVAITGASSGIGAATARALAESGVDLALGARREDRLTDLAEELRADHGVEATAIPVDVTDAERVESFVASAAERLGGLDGVVANAGIGLAGDVESMSDDDYHAMTDVNVDGAFFTARAALPHLRESGGTIVFVASFAGEYPRPGNPVYAASKWWVRGFAHSLEGSVGDEGVAVSVVNPTEVRTEFASEQGESFEERFDDGEATDPAAIADGIRFCLSQEGTDTVSELDLYRRDKFSGF; translated from the coding sequence ATGCGAACGATCGAGGGCGACGCGGTCGCGATCACGGGCGCGAGTTCGGGAATCGGCGCGGCGACGGCGCGGGCGCTCGCGGAGTCCGGCGTCGACCTCGCGCTGGGAGCGCGACGCGAGGACCGACTGACCGACCTGGCCGAGGAACTCCGCGCGGACCACGGCGTCGAGGCGACGGCGATCCCGGTGGACGTGACCGACGCCGAGCGCGTGGAGTCGTTCGTCGCCTCGGCGGCCGAGCGGTTGGGCGGGCTCGACGGCGTCGTCGCCAACGCGGGGATCGGACTCGCGGGCGACGTGGAGTCGATGTCGGACGACGACTACCACGCGATGACCGACGTGAACGTCGACGGCGCGTTCTTCACCGCGCGGGCGGCGCTTCCGCACCTCCGCGAGTCGGGGGGAACGATCGTGTTCGTCGCCAGTTTCGCCGGCGAGTACCCTCGTCCCGGCAACCCGGTGTACGCCGCCAGTAAGTGGTGGGTCCGGGGGTTCGCCCACAGCCTGGAGGGCAGCGTCGGCGACGAGGGTGTCGCGGTCAGCGTCGTCAACCCCACGGAGGTCCGCACCGAGTTCGCAAGCGAGCAGGGCGAGTCCTTCGAGGAGCGCTTCGACGACGGGGAGGCGACCGACCCCGCGGCCATCGCCGACGGCATCCGGTTTTGCCTCTCACAGGAGGGCACAGACACCGTGAGCGAACTCGATCTCTACCGCCGAGACAAGTTCTCCGGGTTCTGA
- a CDS encoding bacteriorhodopsin, with protein sequence MPTPSVPSTGVSPLQVTQSEVFSQIQSDVLLSSSLWANIALAGLSALLFVYMGRNVSSGRAKLIWGATLMIPLVSISSYTGLVSGLTVGLIEMPAGHALAGEEVLSQWGRYLTWALSTPMILLALGLLADVDRGSLFTVIAADVGMCITGLAAALTTSSYLMRWVFYGISCAFFAVVLYALLTEWAAAATAAGTDEIFDTLRILTVVLWLGYPIVWALGVEGLALVQSVGLTSWAYSALDIVAKYVFAFLLLRWVAANERTVANAGSAGAAAPADD encoded by the coding sequence ATGCCCACCCCAAGCGTACCGTCGACGGGTGTATCGCCGCTGCAGGTGACGCAGTCGGAGGTGTTCTCACAGATCCAAAGCGACGTCCTGCTCAGTTCGTCGCTCTGGGCGAACATCGCGCTGGCGGGACTCTCGGCGCTGTTGTTCGTGTACATGGGCCGAAACGTCTCCTCCGGTCGGGCGAAACTGATCTGGGGTGCGACGCTCATGATCCCGCTGGTGTCGATCTCCAGTTACACGGGGCTCGTCTCCGGGCTGACGGTCGGACTGATCGAGATGCCAGCGGGGCACGCGCTCGCCGGCGAGGAGGTGTTGAGTCAGTGGGGCCGATACCTCACCTGGGCGCTGTCGACGCCCATGATCCTCCTCGCGCTGGGGCTGCTCGCCGACGTCGACCGTGGGAGCCTGTTCACCGTGATCGCCGCGGACGTCGGGATGTGCATCACCGGGCTGGCGGCCGCGCTGACCACGTCCTCGTACCTCATGCGGTGGGTGTTCTACGGGATCAGCTGCGCGTTCTTCGCCGTCGTGCTGTACGCCCTGTTGACCGAGTGGGCGGCGGCCGCGACCGCCGCGGGCACCGACGAGATATTCGACACTCTCCGGATCCTCACGGTGGTGTTGTGGCTCGGCTATCCGATCGTGTGGGCCCTCGGCGTCGAGGGGCTGGCGCTCGTGCAGTCGGTCGGGCTCACCTCGTGGGCGTACTCGGCGCTCGACATCGTCGCGAAGTACGTCTTCGCGTTCCTGCTGCTGCGGTGGGTCGCCGCCAACGAGCGCACGGTCGCCAACGCCGGCAGCGCCGGGGCGGCCGCGCCGGCCGACGACTGA
- a CDS encoding type II secretion system F family protein codes for MSEFAAERDGSDPGGIAAGGVARADGTGGAETGAGSGRTDGLSVLDRALYALFSRHADTRRHALDRKRYRGAAMATSFDVYVARAYGLSWLACLAVLGWTLVVASAVPPATVAGAVGGVLGTSAPVASPSRLHVAAVAAGVAGTAAKYATVRLAGERIRLRTRARRGGIERTLPGAARFLHALSSGSDGPRAMLRRVADNDAYGETAVSVRTALTTASLTGSLNRGIGRVARDTPSRDALAPFLLKFREHAAQGDDALSGYLRLESRMLGHRGEQARERNADLMELVAELFVVLLVLPALFVIVLTVMSVLAPGLSAEIATPLGVTTKRAIAVYGAAAFVVVVGIAAGAMVSDLRPTDQRIEYRLPRSPTALLRSVPINPASAAVALLPVGGLALVGLSAAGVDPVNAIVLGYAAYALPVGGVALRRGRLDDAKDREISEFVHAVAGHVALGRPLSIAVDRVARDVDLGPLTADVADLSFALGLATGPDAELRAGALDRFTRRVGTPLAAQTIGLVSGALDAGSDADAVFETLQAEVGRLHHEKRALRANMFVYVAVGWTTALLVVGIVVAVNLTVLDGFADLASLSTGGGTLDPTAVDPERDARRFYVVAQATVFASGLFAGAADRGGYSMLLHSGALVTVCLLAFAVAGVI; via the coding sequence GTGAGTGAGTTCGCCGCCGAGCGCGACGGGAGCGATCCCGGCGGGATCGCCGCCGGCGGTGTCGCGCGCGCCGACGGCACCGGGGGCGCTGAGACGGGGGCCGGGAGCGGCCGAACCGACGGCCTCTCGGTCCTCGACCGCGCGCTGTACGCGCTGTTCTCCCGACACGCCGACACGCGCCGGCACGCGCTCGACCGGAAACGCTACCGAGGGGCCGCGATGGCGACGAGCTTCGACGTGTACGTCGCCCGCGCGTACGGGCTCTCGTGGCTGGCCTGTCTCGCCGTCCTCGGGTGGACGCTCGTCGTCGCCTCCGCGGTTCCGCCGGCGACCGTCGCCGGCGCGGTCGGCGGGGTTCTCGGGACGAGCGCACCGGTCGCGTCGCCCTCGCGACTCCACGTCGCCGCCGTCGCCGCGGGCGTCGCCGGCACCGCCGCGAAGTACGCGACCGTCAGGCTGGCCGGCGAGCGGATCCGGCTGCGAACGCGTGCCCGCCGCGGCGGGATCGAGCGGACGCTCCCCGGTGCGGCGCGGTTCCTGCACGCGCTCTCCTCGGGGAGCGACGGCCCGCGGGCCATGCTCCGGCGCGTCGCCGACAACGACGCCTACGGGGAGACGGCCGTTTCGGTCCGGACTGCGCTGACGACCGCCTCCCTGACCGGGAGCCTCAACCGCGGGATCGGTCGCGTCGCCCGCGACACGCCCTCCCGGGACGCGCTCGCGCCGTTCCTGTTGAAGTTCCGCGAGCACGCCGCCCAGGGAGACGACGCCCTGTCGGGGTACCTCAGGCTGGAGTCCCGGATGCTCGGCCACAGGGGCGAGCAGGCCCGCGAGCGCAACGCCGACCTGATGGAGTTGGTCGCGGAGCTGTTCGTCGTCCTGCTCGTGCTTCCGGCGCTGTTCGTCATCGTCCTCACGGTGATGAGCGTGCTCGCGCCCGGGCTGTCGGCCGAGATCGCGACGCCGCTCGGTGTGACGACTAAGCGCGCGATCGCCGTGTACGGCGCGGCCGCGTTCGTCGTCGTCGTCGGGATCGCAGCGGGGGCGATGGTCTCGGACCTCCGACCGACCGACCAGCGGATCGAGTACCGACTTCCGCGGTCCCCGACGGCGCTGCTGCGGTCGGTGCCGATCAACCCCGCGAGCGCGGCCGTTGCCCTGCTGCCGGTCGGAGGGCTCGCGCTCGTTGGCCTGTCTGCGGCCGGTGTCGACCCCGTGAACGCGATCGTGCTGGGGTACGCCGCGTACGCGCTCCCGGTCGGCGGCGTGGCGCTCCGGCGCGGTCGACTCGACGACGCCAAGGACCGCGAGATATCCGAGTTCGTCCACGCGGTCGCCGGCCACGTCGCGCTCGGCCGACCGCTCTCGATCGCCGTCGATCGCGTCGCCCGCGACGTGGATCTGGGGCCGTTGACCGCCGACGTGGCCGACCTCTCGTTCGCGCTCGGACTGGCGACGGGCCCCGACGCGGAGCTTCGAGCCGGGGCGCTCGATCGGTTCACCCGGCGCGTCGGGACGCCGCTTGCGGCCCAGACGATCGGCCTCGTCTCGGGCGCGCTCGACGCCGGCAGCGACGCCGACGCCGTGTTCGAGACGCTGCAGGCCGAGGTGGGTCGCCTCCACCACGAGAAGCGCGCGCTGCGCGCCAACATGTTCGTGTACGTCGCCGTCGGCTGGACGACCGCGCTGCTTGTCGTCGGGATCGTCGTCGCGGTGAACCTCACCGTGCTCGACGGCTTCGCCGACCTCGCGTCGCTGTCGACCGGCGGAGGCACGCTCGACCCGACCGCGGTCGACCCCGAGCGCGACGCCCGCCGCTTCTACGTCGTCGCGCAGGCGACGGTGTTCGCCTCCGGGCTGTTCGCCGGCGCGGCCGACCGGGGCGGCTACTCGATGCTGCTGCACTCGGGTGCGCTCGTGACCGTCTGTCTCCTTGCCTTCGCGGTCGCGGGGGTGATCTGA